The genomic region TGGATGAATACTGTTTTTTTCAAGATATTGCCTGATCCGTTTAATCTTTTCCAGTTTCTCGTTTACCCTTTGGATCCTTTCTTCTCCTGCAAGACCAATCTGATAAGATTTCGGTGTTAAACGCAGATCAGCATTATCCTGCCTTAACAATATCCGAAATTCAGCTCTGGAGGTAAACATACGATAAGGTTCATCGACGCCCTTTGTGGTGAGATCATCGATGAGAACACCTATATATGCTTCAGATCTATTTAGAACAAATGGTGATAACCTGTTGATTTTTCTATGAGCATTGATACCGGCCATTAATCCCTGAGCGGCAGCTTCCTCATAACCAGTGGTACCATTAATTTGTCCAGCAAAATAGAGATTTTCAAATAATTTTGATTCAAGTGTATTTTGTAACTGTATAGGTGGAAAATAATCATATTCAATAGCATAACCCGGCCTGAATATTTTTACATGCTCTAAACCTGGTATTAATCTTAACGCCTTATATTGTATGTCCTCAGGTAAGGAAGAAGAAAAACCATTTAAATAAACCTCAACGGTATCCCATCCTTCTGGCTCAATAAAAAGTTGATGTCTATCCTTCCCGGAAAACCGTTCAATCTTATCTTCAATTGAGGGACAATGTCGTGGACCACGACCTTTAATTCTTCCCACAAACAATGGGGATTTATTGAATCCTGATCTTAAGATTTCATGAACATTGGCATTGGTATAAGTTATATAACAACTTTTTTGTAAAGTTAATCCTGCAGTATTCGTAAAGGAAAATTTCCCGGGAATATCATCTCCCTTTTGTTCCTCTACTTTTGAATAATCAATAGTCCGACCATCTATTCTCACAGGCGTTCCTGTTTTCATTCGGCTGGATAAAATTCCGAGTTCATTAAGATGTTCTGTTAAACCGTTGGCAGCCTTTTCCCCCATTCTGCCCCCGTTAAATTGCTTTTCCCCAATATGAATAATTCCGTTAAGAAAAGTCCCGTTCGTTAAAATAACGGCCTTTGATCTAATCTCAAGCCCTAAACTTGTGATGACACCATTTATTCGACCTTTTCTTTCAATGACATTAACCACCGTATCTTCCCAGAAATCCAGGTTAGGCAACTTTTCAAGAGTGAGCCTCCACTTTCTAGAGAATAGCCAACGGTCATTCTGCGAACGAGGGCTCCACATTGCAGGCCCTTTTGATTTATTTAAC from Bacteroidota bacterium harbors:
- the mnmG gene encoding tRNA uridine-5-carboxymethylaminomethyl(34) synthesis enzyme MnmG yields the protein MLREYDIIVVGAGHAGCEAAAAAANLGSTVLLITMNLTTIAQMSCNPAMGGIAKGQIVREIDALGGYSAIVTDNTMIQFRMLNKSKGPAMWSPRSQNDRWLFSRKWRLTLEKLPNLDFWEDTVVNVIERKGRINGVITSLGLEIRSKAVILTNGTFLNGIIHIGEKQFNGGRMGEKAANGLTEHLNELGILSSRMKTGTPVRIDGRTIDYSKVEEQKGDDIPGKFSFTNTAGLTLQKSCYITYTNANVHEILRSGFNKSPLFVGRIKGRGPRHCPSIEDKIERFSGKDRHQLFIEPEGWDTVEVYLNGFSSSLPEDIQYKALRLIPGLEHVKIFRPGYAIEYDYFPPIQLQNTLESKLFENLYFAGQINGTTGYEEAAAQGLMAGINAHRKINRLSPFVLNRSEAYIGVLIDDLTTKGVDEPYRMFTSRAEFRILLRQDNADLRLTPKSYQIGLAGEERIQRVNEKLEKIKRIRQYLEKNSIHPEMINTYLVESGTKEITQKLKYSTLLLRPQVNLAELVSRSKVLSEFINQMAQEDLEIIEEIEIMIKYDGYIAKEQEIADRITKFEHIRIKNDVDYYLLTSLSYEAREKLSKLKPQTIGQASRISGVSPADLSVLLVYLGK